One genomic region from Nocardia vinacea encodes:
- a CDS encoding helix-turn-helix transcriptional regulator produces the protein MAAQPLTKRELEVAALVESGLSNREIAQRLVISKRTADGHIERILGKLGFTSRAQIAAWMARHTKSQL, from the coding sequence GTGGCGGCGCAGCCGTTGACCAAGCGGGAACTCGAGGTGGCCGCTCTCGTCGAGAGCGGTCTGTCGAACCGTGAGATCGCGCAGCGGTTGGTCATCTCGAAGCGAACGGCCGACGGCCACATCGAGCGGATCCTCGGGAAACTGGGGTTCACGTCCCGGGCACAGATCGCCGCGTGGATGGCGCGGCACACCAAATCTCAACTCTGA
- a CDS encoding AMP-binding protein, whose translation MNHAERHAAVLGDRAAIRFNGTTATWVQLRDRIHRLARGFSSRGVGFGDRVALVAGNRPEFVEIILAANLLGAIAVPINFRLTGPEVAYILADSGAKIVVGDELGTPIVAAAVQEFDEGPWVITTGVDGTERPTSIGERHQKCPLAEYPAQQRRYHRTRSPRTGPGSRTDRRGRRRCTAGTDLATRLRRAVGHPCLRPLHESRRFVAHVGLPLDLEATHRSPTRPECRCGRVDCRQ comes from the coding sequence ATGAACCATGCGGAGCGGCATGCCGCGGTCCTCGGTGACCGTGCGGCGATCCGGTTCAATGGGACGACCGCGACCTGGGTGCAGCTACGCGACCGGATCCATCGGCTGGCGCGGGGATTCTCGTCTCGGGGTGTCGGGTTCGGTGACCGCGTTGCCCTCGTCGCGGGGAACCGCCCCGAGTTTGTCGAAATCATCCTCGCCGCAAACCTTCTCGGCGCCATAGCGGTGCCGATCAACTTCCGCCTGACCGGACCCGAGGTGGCCTACATCCTGGCCGACTCCGGCGCGAAGATCGTTGTCGGGGACGAACTGGGAACCCCGATCGTCGCCGCCGCGGTGCAGGAGTTCGACGAAGGCCCCTGGGTGATCACCACCGGAGTCGATGGCACCGAGCGGCCCACGTCCATCGGCGAAAGGCACCAAAAGTGTCCCCTCGCCGAATACCCAGCGCAGCAACGACGATATCACCGCACTCGGAGCCCCCGCACTGGTCCTGGGAGTCGTACTGATCGTCGCGGGAGGCGCCGCTGTACTGCCGGCACGGACTTGGCCACGCGACTACGGCGTGCTGTTGGTCATCCTTGCCTACGGCCGCTACATGAGTCTCGCCGGTTCGTTGCCCATGTGGGGCTTCCGCTTGACCTCGAGGCCACGCACCGCAGTCCTACCCGCCCTGAATGTCGTTGTGGGCGTGTCGATTGCCGTCAATGA